The window GGAGCATCTCGATCGACGCCCTTTCCAGGAGTCCCCTCGCTGACGCTTCGGGTTGAAATTCGACGGCACCCGAAAATCAAGGTTTGACACAGCGCTAGCCAGGGCCGGGCGTTATTGCGTTCCTCTCCACCCCCCGGCAAGCCGTGCCGGATGGGCGGCCTGTAACAAACCAGTCCGGGGCACGCTCGACAGATCAGAGCGAATGAATCCCCCGGTCAGGAGCGGCCGCGGAATCCTATCCCAGCACGTACGAAACGGCACGAGGAGATCACCATGCACGGCCTGGAACACGAGGCGACCTGGACCAACCGGCAGGAGGGAACCATCACGGCCGATCGTCCCTCGCGACGTCGCACGACCACCGCTTCAGAGCGAACGGCCCAGCGTCTTGCCCGGGCCAAGGCGGCCTATCAGGCGGCCGTCGAGGCGCATGCCAGCGTGCTCGTCGTCGACCGGAGCGAAGACACGGTCGTACGGCCGATCCATCGCGTCCCCCGCGACTCGCGGAGCAACACGCCGGAACAATCTGCGCCGGCGCGCGTCGGCCGTGCCGTGGGGGCGCCGGTCGAGGTGAGCAAGGTGACCACCCGTCGCGACCGGCACGACTTCGTGGAACTGCCGTTCGAGATCTATGCCCACGACCCCCACTGGGTCGCCCCCCTAGTGCGCGACGTGAAGGCCTTCATCGACCCGAATCAGCACCCCTTCTATCTGCACGGGTCGGCCCAGGCGCTCGTCGCGCGGCGCAACGGCAAAGTGGTAGGCCGGGTACTCGTCAGCGACGACCCGCGCTACAACCTGCAGCACGATTCGAACGTCGGCTGCTTTGGCCTGTTCGAATCGATCGACGACGGGCAGGTGGCCGACGCACTGCTCGACGCCGCGCAAGACTGGCTCAAGAGTCGCGGTCGCACGCAGATCATGGGGCCGATCGATTACTCGACCAACTACGCGTGTGGCCTATTGATCGATGGCTTCCAGACGCCGCCGCGGGTGATGATGAATCACCAGCCCGCCTACTACCGCGGACTGCTCGAGTCGTGGGGACTGGCCAAGGCGAAGGATCTGTACGCCTGGTGGTTCGAGGACGAGCTCAACATGCTCGAGCATTGGCGCGACCGCGCCAAGCGATTGGCTACCCGTAGCGGCATCACCATCCGGCCCTTCCGCCGCGACGATTTCGACGCCGAGGTCGAACGCTGCATGGAGGTCTACAACCAGAGTTGGGAGAAGAGCTGGGGCTTCGTAAAGATGACCGAGGCCGAATTCTACCACCTGGCGGCTCAGCTTCGCAGCCTGGCCGAGACCGATCTGCTGTTTCTGGCCGAGGCCGACGGGCGCCCGGTCGGCTTCTCGATGACGCTGCCCGACTTCAACGAAGCGTTGAAGCCGGTAAAGGGACGCCTGACCACGTATGGCGTGCCGGTAGGTCTGGCGCGTCTGCTGTGGGCCAAGCGCCGCATCCGCACGGCCCGTTTCGCGGTGCTCGGCATCCTCGAGGCGTTTCGCCGGCGGGGTGTCGCCGAGCTGTTGATCCTGAACACGCTCGACACCGGTCGCAACAAGCTCCACTACACCGGCGCCGAGTTGGGCTGGACCCTGGAAGACAACGACCTGATCAACCGGGCCATCGAAAAGGTAGGGGGGCGCCGCTACAAGACCTACCGCCTGTTCGCACGGAACATTTAGGAAGATCGTCTGCCCAGCAGACCAGAACTGGGTACTTCCGAAAAAAAATCATAACCCGAAGCGTCAGCGAGGGAGTTCTTGGAGAGGTCATCGATCGAAGTGCCGCCTCGCTGACGCTTCGGGTTATGATGCTCGTACTAGGGGTTTTTACAAGGAAAGGAGCCGGCGACGGCAGTAAGCCGATTGCCTTGAGACCCTTGGCGCCGCATGTTAAAAAAGAGCGTCGGGCCGAGATCCCGATCCGTTTCGCTGCCGTGCGTGGCAACCACGTCTCTCAGGTCGCATGCCCACCGTCACGATCCAGATCATCGACGGGGCCGAGCGTGGTCGCGTCTACGAAAACATTCCCCTTCCGGTCACCGTTGGCCGCGAGGAAGGGAATTCGATTCAATTGAATGACGAGCGGGTCAGCCGCTTTCATCTCAAGATCCAGGAGGACCACGACCAGGTGGTCCTGACCGACCTGGACAGCACGAACGGCACCAAGGTCAACGGCGAAGACATTCGCCTGCGCATTTTGCGCCACGGCGATCTGATCGCCGTCGGTCGCTCGGTGATGGTCTTCGGCTCGCGCGAACAGATCGCCACGCGGCTGCGCCAGCTCCGCGGCAGCCTGGACGAGCGCACGCTGAGCCCGGAGGAAGAGCAGGGAGAGGTGAACGGGCATTCGCTCGATTTCGAGCTCAGTTGGAGCGAGCACGCCCAGTCGACGCTCCACACCCTGGTTCCGCCCGAGCTACCGGCCCGGCTCAGTCCCGGTCAGGCGGCGCAACTCTCGGAGTTGATCGAGTACCTGCACATTCGCATCCGCCTGCTGATCGAGACAGTGCAGGTCGACGAAGACGCTGAAACGGTGCAACTCGATCAGCGCCAATGGCAGGGGCTGGTCGAGCTGCAGTCGCGACTGGCAAGCTACCTGCGCACGATCGGCGAGCCGGGCGCGTAGAGGCACCGTCTGCGGTGTGCCCGCGAAGAGCGAGGCGTCCCTCGCTCGGCATCCGGCGATTCGGTTGACGGGAAGCTCGGCGCGCCGTCGCGCACCGCCGGAGAAGACCGGTCGGACGTCTACTTGCCCTTGCCCGGCTTGGCCTTGGTATCGCCTTCGTCCTCTTCCTTCTTCTTCTTTTTCTTCTTCATCGAGAGCTTGATCACGCGTACCTTGGGCAGGCCCAACGGCGATTGCCCATCGGCCCAGCGATCCCCCTCTTGCAGCTTTGCAATACGCTCGGCGCGCGTCAGCACGTTGCGCGAGCGAACGAGCGCCGTGCGGCGCTTGAGGCTCTTGTCCATCGTCATGTCAGTCGATCTCCAGCGTGTGTCCTGCGATCCGACCCGTGGCCTGTAATCAACGGCCGCGGTCGACTTGAAGTTGTTCGTAGGGGACGGGTTCCTGTCGGCGGACGTCGTCGAGCGTATTGCTCGCGGCGGGCTCCACCGGTCGCGCCCGGAGCGGGTCGTGGCGGCCCAGCGTGTAGACGAAGGCCAGGACCGACACGGCCAGGGCCGCCGCGGCAAACGCCGTCCAGGGCGAAAGCACGAGCATCAACTGCCGCCGCTGGGCATCGACCGGCCGCCGGTCGAGCATCGAAGGATGCCCGGCCTCATCCGCCCGTTGGCGGTCGCGAACCAGGATTTCGTACGGCTGCAGCGTGCCACGCACCATGCCGGCATCCCCCCCTCCATGGGCGACGAGCGCGAGGAATCCGAACCAGTGAGTATAGGGGTCGCGGGGCGGGGCTTCAAGACGAGGAGGTTCGCCTATTTCGGCCCATCTCAGGCTGGCGGGTGTGCAGAATTCAGCCTTACTCCCGCCGCTTGATATTCCGCGCGGCGAATTCCTCGATCTGCCGTAACACCTCGGGGGAGCACCAGTGGGCGAGGACCGCGGCGTCGGTTTCACGAGCGATGCGCTGAGCGGCCTCGATCATGGGGCGGCGGACGGCGCGTTTCGTCTCGGCGAAGGTGGCCGGCAGCACGGCCCCCAGCTCGGCGGCTACCTCGCAGGCGCGGTCGAGCAATTGCTCCGGCTCGAGCAGTTCGTCGATGAAGCCGCGGGCAAGTGACTCCTCGGGACCCCAGGTGCGGCCGGTGACGATCGCCGATTGAAAATGTTGCGGCGGCGTGGCGAAGCGGGCGATCTCCAAGGCCCAGGCCGGGAAGACGACCCCGACCAGGACCTCGGTCAGGCCGAAGCGGGCCGTTCCCCGCACCATCAGTCGCTGATCGCAGGCGAGCGTGAGGATTGCGCCGCCGGCGATGGCATGACCATTCACCGCCGCGACGACCGGCTTGGGAAAGGTCGCCAACCGCTCGAAGGAGCGCTGCATGACGGGCAGGAACTGGCGAAGGTACGGCGCGCCCCCCGCCACGAGAGCCGGGAGATCCACACCCGCCCCAAACACATTACCTTGCCCGGTGAGCACCACGGCGCGAGTCGAGGCGCGTTCGAGTCGCTCGAAGGCCTCGATCAGGGCCGTGCAGAACTCGAGGTTCAGCGCATTCCCCTTGCCGCGCGCCATGCGGAGAATGGTAACCTCGCCGCGGTGTTCGAGTTCGAGCATCGAAACTGTCTCCCAGCAAACGAAGCCTGAATGCCGACGTCGCAAGACACCTGGCGTTTGTGTACTACAATGGTCACAGAGTCAAGTTAACCAATACCGCGATGCGACACACCCAGCCATGCCCAACGAAAAAGATCTCACCTTCGGCGGCGAAGAACGTTTCGATGTGCCAGCCGCAAAGGTGTTTGGCCTGCTGACGGATCTCGATCAGTTTGCCAGGAACATTCCCGACCTGGTGAGCGCCGAGCAGGCCGGCGAACGCGTGCTCCACTGCGT is drawn from Pirellulales bacterium and contains these coding sequences:
- a CDS encoding GNAT family N-acetyltransferase, yielding MHGLEHEATWTNRQEGTITADRPSRRRTTTASERTAQRLARAKAAYQAAVEAHASVLVVDRSEDTVVRPIHRVPRDSRSNTPEQSAPARVGRAVGAPVEVSKVTTRRDRHDFVELPFEIYAHDPHWVAPLVRDVKAFIDPNQHPFYLHGSAQALVARRNGKVVGRVLVSDDPRYNLQHDSNVGCFGLFESIDDGQVADALLDAAQDWLKSRGRTQIMGPIDYSTNYACGLLIDGFQTPPRVMMNHQPAYYRGLLESWGLAKAKDLYAWWFEDELNMLEHWRDRAKRLATRSGITIRPFRRDDFDAEVERCMEVYNQSWEKSWGFVKMTEAEFYHLAAQLRSLAETDLLFLAEADGRPVGFSMTLPDFNEALKPVKGRLTTYGVPVGLARLLWAKRRIRTARFAVLGILEAFRRRGVAELLILNTLDTGRNKLHYTGAELGWTLEDNDLINRAIEKVGGRRYKTYRLFARNI
- a CDS encoding FHA domain-containing protein — translated: MPTVTIQIIDGAERGRVYENIPLPVTVGREEGNSIQLNDERVSRFHLKIQEDHDQVVLTDLDSTNGTKVNGEDIRLRILRHGDLIAVGRSVMVFGSREQIATRLRQLRGSLDERTLSPEEEQGEVNGHSLDFELSWSEHAQSTLHTLVPPELPARLSPGQAAQLSELIEYLHIRIRLLIETVQVDEDAETVQLDQRQWQGLVELQSRLASYLRTIGEPGA
- a CDS encoding small basic protein; its protein translation is MTMDKSLKRRTALVRSRNVLTRAERIAKLQEGDRWADGQSPLGLPKVRVIKLSMKKKKKKKEEDEGDTKAKPGKGK
- a CDS encoding enoyl-CoA hydratase/isomerase family protein is translated as MLELEHRGEVTILRMARGKGNALNLEFCTALIEAFERLERASTRAVVLTGQGNVFGAGVDLPALVAGGAPYLRQFLPVMQRSFERLATFPKPVVAAVNGHAIAGGAILTLACDQRLMVRGTARFGLTEVLVGVVFPAWALEIARFATPPQHFQSAIVTGRTWGPEESLARGFIDELLEPEQLLDRACEVAAELGAVLPATFAETKRAVRRPMIEAAQRIARETDAAVLAHWCSPEVLRQIEEFAARNIKRRE